The window GTACTCCAAGTACACGATGCAAGTACCCCTACAGTacgatacatgtacagggAAGCactgtatatgtacttgcagtaatcGTACAGAATGTACATGTGGCAGGAGAAAAACTcataggtgtaggtgtacaagtacatctacaggTGCTGCAAGGTCATATGCGAGCGGTACCATGCTGTACTTTGATGCACAATAGTATTGCCGGTAATtacggcgtacttgtacacggagtactgttcttacctactgtatttcgtacagtatgtggcaCAGGAATAGCCCACGAATCCAATTACTCATTTGAttcatactgtacatatacactaagtacggagtacggagtaatacctggtaagtaattacttaccgAGTACGaagcacctactgtagtagttgtaagtacttacacctaaagtacagtactgtgcaggcgggtgtgcaagtacttaagtacataggtatacagtacggagtactggtaagatgtactccgcacaccgtacagggtactccgtaagtacagtgcacttgCGTGTACACATAGATAATGACGtgtagatgtactccgtacacgtactaaTAGTTTGCGAATGCtgttacagtacggagtacatgcagttgGAAATGCAAGTGCAcacacttacttacttgcacatgtactagTACGCGTTCCTGTACATGCGCCGTCGTAGGAGAGTGCACACGGAGAACATCTTGCACGCTTGTACTTGTTTTGTACGCTGTATCCGTAGACACTGGCACGTccctaagtactgtacatctagGAGCCAGATATGCGATGCGCACGTGCTCCACATCGGATGTTGTTCACAAAggccgtactccgtactccgtatttcaCGTAAGTATTAATTCGTGCCGTCCGTTgtcctccgtcgccgaccagcTTCGCCAACTGATTGGCACCGAGGGCATCCTTGGTTGATATGATCCGTCAGCACGTCCACGGCCCGCACAGTACGACGGAGGCGCGTTTGTCAGCAGTAAACGTATGACTGCATGTATCCCACGAGTACCTGGTACATGCTGGTAGTGCAAGACTGAAAAAGTACACTTGCCCCAAAGTGCATGTCGATGTAGCACTGTCcgcgtacaagtaggtgtacaagaaTTCGCCGGGACACGGTCCGTGTCAaatattgtacatgtacttactgagcatagcaagtacttgcttggtaCGGTGCGTCGACTAGTTTGACTTGTTGGTGCGTCGACTGACGGCCCTCCATCAATCAGAACCCCCCATTTCGTCCCCGCTCCCGGGGAACCAACACCCCAGCGAGCCAGCGAGCCAAGGAgaggcgccgacggagaagAGGCTTACCCAGCAGAGCGAGATTGGGGGGAAGAAGGAATACCTTCTCGCTTCGTACCTCTACCTCGTCGGTACTTGCCCCCCGAACACGACGGTTCGGCTTCCATACTGTACGCCTACCAAGACTCCTACCCACCCATGTTGCTCCCTGCTCCCTGCCGCTCCCAATTGCTCGCGGACCGTCATGGCCAATCCTGTAGCAGCGGCTCCCGGGGCCCGCCGCCATTTCATTTTTTTCTTGCGCCTTCTTCCCCTTCCGCCGGTCTGTTTTTTCCCACAACGTCATCTCTGACGTCTTCCCTCCTCAACCTTGCACACTTCACCACCACCCCAGGCCAACCTCCCTACCGACGCAATCCCACCCCCCAAAGCGAGAGGTGCGCTCCCTTTTGACGCTCGCTCGTCGGGCACGTTTGCCGCAGCAGCACTGCACGAGTAGCCACGTTTTATTTTTTTTATACCTCTGCATTGTATCACCTATTCCCTGACGACCGACGCCTCGTCCGGGCCTCCATCCtgtccgacgccgagcgaaaaaaaaaaaacacgCGCTGGCGGGCGTAGAGCCACGGCCGCCACTAGCAGGCCCAACGCCCACCGCCTCAAGGTCGTCAGCCTTCCTGCCGGTGACCTCATCGACCTTCATTACCAAACTCTCGTCCTCCCGTCCGTCCTCTCCTGAACCCCACTTGCGGTCGTCTACCCGTGCTGTGGCATATAATACTCGTCATCATGGGGGCTTCTCCCAAGCACTCCTCCGCCCGAGGTCAGTCCAAGTCCCCGAAACAGCTGCATCCCAATGACGCCTCACGGCGAGGCAAGTCTCAcccatcctcctcccctctGTCCCGCTGCCCGCCTTGCACCACCAACACCGCCTGCTTGTCTTGTGTTGCCTTGCCATCCAACATCCCACTCTTGTCGTACCCGTTCGTGCTCCTTCCACGTCGCCGCGTCCGTCttccgcctcgccctcgtcctcctccctccccaTGCTCCCCGGCTCCGACGTTGAATACAGGCACCCATGCTCCGCCCCTTCTCtgctcccctctcccctgcTCCCCCGCTGTGCTgccctccccgtcgtcggctgccctgcttgtcgccgccgttgtcgTTCGCAGCAGCATCACCGCCCCACGGGACCCTCGTGCTGACATGGCGATGCAGACACGGCCCCCGAATCGAAAGCAAATACCGTGGGCAAGCCTGAAGGCCCCTCGTCCAGCATCGAAGCCACCAAACCGCTCGCGCCCCCGCCTCGACCGGGTCAGCAGCAGCAATCGGCCCAGGGGAACAATAATACACCCGAATTTTTCACGGCTCAAGCCGGCGGATCCCTCAGTCTGGAACCCAACCCCTTCGAGCAGTCCTTCGGGGGCAGCGGCCCAGAGACTCCGGGGGGAACCAAGTTGCCTCCAGTCGCCTCCCtgacgtcgccctcgtcgctccTGCCCGGCAGCAACGCGACGCCCTTCAACTGGGGCGGTGGCTCCCTACGCACCGGACCCTTGAGCCCGGCCATGCTGTCGGGGCCGGCGAACGATTACTTTGGCGACACCCACCAGCTTCGAGGCGGCTTCCCGACACCCAACGAGTCCTCCCTGCGATCGGGCCTCACCCCCGGCGGCAGTGGCTCCATGTTCCCTGCGCCGAGTCCCAACACCCAAGCCATCTTCGCCCAGCTTGCCAGCGGTGGTGCGACGCCGAGCACCATCGACTTCCATCGAACCGCGCTGAGTGCGGCCGCGAAGCGCGAACAGATCAACGGTGGCCCGCAATCGAcacaccagcagcagcatcagccgTCCGTCACGTCCCAACCTCAAGACATACCCACCAGCGCGCCCGCCGTCAAATCCGAGCCGAAGCCTCCTTCGGGGCCCTTCGACCCCCACGACAACGACGCGGCCAACGGCCTGTTCATGCTTGCTCAGGGTGCCCAGGGTCGCAGCAGCAGTCAGAACTCGAGCCAGTTTTCGGTCACGTCGGCCCCTGGTCACGCACATcccgcgcccgcgcccgcgcccCCACCCGTATCGGTACCCGCACCAGCTCCCGTTCCCGCTCCTGCGCCCGCGCCAGCTCCgctgccctcggccggcgcggTGCAGATGTCAGGTAGGAACCCGGGCTCCATCGGCTCAGGCCGAGGCGAAAGCGAAGGGAGTGTCGTGTCGGACGGGGCCGACCAGGCCAAGCCCAACACGAGGGGAAAGGGTAAGAAGAAGCCCGGGGCGGCCAATGGCGGTCGCAGGAAAGCGGAAGCGATGCCTGCgaaggcgccgccgaggaagaaAGCTAGAGGCAATAGCGGTGCATCGCAAGGCAGCGTTGACATGTTgtcggacgacgatgacgatgacgacgacgacgacgacgacgacatgaaGCGGGACGAGAATGGAAACAAGACCAAGATGACGGACGAAGAGAAGCGCAAAAACTTCCTCGAGCGTAATCGGTATTCCCCCCACGCCCGCTCCTTCTGACGCGCGTGGCACATGCTAACCAGACGCCAGCGTCGCCGCTCTCAAGTGTCGTCAGCGTAAGAAGCAATGGCTGGCGAATCTGCAGGGCAAGGTAGAGCTGTACAGCAACGAAAATGAGGCACTGACGACGCAAATCACGCAGCTGAGGGAAGAAGTCGTCAATCTGAAAACTCTCCTGCTCGCCCACAAGGACTGCCCCGTCACGCAGCAGCAGGGCATCCACGGTGCCTTTATGTCGCAGGTTGTCGAACCCTTCAATGCCCAGATGAACCCCTACGGCATGGCGGGAACGATGGCGAGCCAGCAGCAGGTCATGGCCGGCCAGGGCGTTCAGCGACGTTTCTCCTAGGACGGGACGCGGCAAGCGCAGGATAACGATACAGGTCAAATGCCGCACGACCTCGCTAGCGCCCTGATGTTGATGAACGACCCTTTCTTCCCATCTCGGTGAGCGTGCCGGCCcgtcgatggatggatgccgtcggcgggagTGGCCGTTCCTAGCAGATTACCGTCTTCGTGGGTGACGGACAACTGGGAACTTGTCTGGGCCCGACGATGTCGTCTACTATGCGTTGCGTGACGAGCTCTGCACGACTGGAGTTGAACTTGGGTTCCGGACGACGATGAAAACCGACGCAGCGCCTGGCCTCGTTTCTTTCGGTTCCtcgttcgtcgtcgccgaaaCCTCCGCCACCGGCCTTTTTCTCGTACtcttccttcttcttctACAATGTACGTTTCGCAGTATTTTCTGCGCGTCACACGCACATCAAAAGGTGTCGGGCACGAGAGGGCTTGCGTTGAGTCGATGCATTTCGCGAGCCTTGTGCGCTAGCTAGCCTGGTGGAGGAAGGCATTCTTGTAGTTATTAGTTGGTATTGCCAGGATCAATTCGAGCGGTAGCTGCAGAAAACGGAGGCTACAATATCGAGCAGCAACTTTGTCCGCAAAGCACGACGAAGCATTCTAACCGCTTCGCAACGGCGTTACACACACATATTATATCCTAACTCGGGCACATGGAAACGCCCAGCATCGTTCGCTCTCCCGTCCTCAGCGTCAACGACTCTGCATGTACCTGGACGTAAAAGACAGCACATGATAGTAATGACAgggcagtacttgtaagtacagcacggagtactccgtatagtacGTGCAGTTAAGTAGTCATCGTATTTAATACTTCGTTTTTTCAAGAATCGTCGACAAATCCGGGCGAAAGAAGCTGCAAAGTGGGTGGACAACGGTGTAAGTCGCCTCGGCCAATCAGCAGCCATTTTGGTGGGCCCTGCTGGCGGGGTGCGTCGCACCGCCCAGTAAGGTTTAGCGTAGAAATTGGGAAGCATCGCTAACCTTCCCGAGATAAACAACATTAAACGGCAAGGCAAGTCTCTCTTCCACGCCTCCAAACTAGCATCGTCAATCCACGACCCGCAGGCTACCACCACCTTCCCCCCCTCGCCCCGGCGccctccgccgcctgccaTCGAACTGCATCGTCGCGAACTGAGCGCGGCATTTGACGAGAAACCCTTGATGCGCAAGCTCGCTAGCCCGATGCAAGGCTATTGACGCGACTTCACTGCCTGTCGAGAGCTGGTCCTGCTACGCGACGACAAAGTTGAAGCAAAGCTCGTCGAAGGAAAAAAGAAAGGGAAAAGCGGAAAGGAAATCGAAAAACAAGCGGCGGGCTCGCACAAGCCAGTGACGGTCGTGTGCCATCGTGTGCCCGCCATCCATGTCGACCCTCGTGGCGACTCGACAGGCGCTGGAAATCCTTAGCATGAACGACCAGCAGAAGCGCCGATCGAGCAAGCGGCTTGCGGGTAGGTATTCCGGCGGGCGATTGGCGTAACCGTTCTTGGATGCATGGTGGGAAATGCTGACGATTCATCCAATAGCCGCGACCGAATacgaggaggatgatgaCTTCCAGTTCGTTCGGAAATCGAAACGGCAGAAGTCGGATGAGGGGGAATCGGGGAGGAAACTGGGCCCCGGGCGCCCGTCGGTCAAGGACAGGGCCGTCAAAGAAACGAGCACACGCAGAGAGCCGGCCGAGACTGCGAGTTCCACAGCAGCAACGACAAAGGGCAccgcgacgaggagatcTTCACGGCGGAAACAGAGCATCGATGAGCCTCCTCCAGACGAAGCGCACTTGATGGTTCCGAAACGACCAACGCGACAGAGCAAACGGCTATCGGGCGAGCCAAGGGCGGAGGAAAGAATAGCCAGTGGCGCATCGCGCATGCAGGGCCGTGCCTCTGCCTTGGTGGCTTCCctggtggaggaggcgaaggaagaggaagaggccgACGAAATGAGGGAATCGACGGCGCTGGCACAAGTCCAATCGACAAAGATTTCTCTTCCGATGAGCGACACACCCATCATCAGCCGCAACAAGGACATGCGCAAAAAGGGAAACTCCAATCGGAGGAGCAGTCTCGGGTCGCGGGGCCGCAGAGCGAGCTCGTTGATTGAGAGCGGCCAGACGGCGATTCCGCATCGCGAGGTCGATCCTACAGCCTTCTACAAGCACATCGGCG of the Drechmeria coniospora strain ARSEF 6962 chromosome 01, whole genome shotgun sequence genome contains:
- a CDS encoding bZIP transcription factor, translated to MGASPKHSSARDTAPESKANTVGKPEGPSSSIEATKPLAPPPRPGQQQQSAQGNNNTPEFFTAQAGGSLSLEPNPFEQSFGGSGPETPGGTKLPPVASLTSPSSLLPGSNATPFNWGGGSLRTGPLSPAMLSGPANDYFGDTHQLRGGFPTPNESSLRSGLTPGGSGSMFPAPSPNTQAIFAQLASGGATPSTIDFHRTALSAAAKREQINGGPQSTHQQQHQPSVTSQPQDIPTSAPAVKSEPKPPSGPFDPHDNDAANGLFMLAQGAQGRSSSQNSSQFSVTSAPGHAHPAPAPAPPPVSVPAPAPVPAPAPAPAPLPSAGAVQMSGRNPGSIGSGRGESEGSVVSDGADQAKPNTRGKGKKKPGAANGGRRKAEAMPAKAPPRKKARGNSGASQGSVDMLSDDDDDDDDDDDDDMKRDENGNKTKMTDEEKRKNFLERNRVAALKCRQRKKQWLANLQGKVELYSNENEALTTQITQLREEVVNLKTLLLAHKDCPVTQQQGIHGAFMSQVVEPFNAQMNPYGMAGTMASQQQVMAGQGVQRRFS